Proteins encoded within one genomic window of Nitrospira sp.:
- a CDS encoding methyltransferase domain-containing protein — MERPSFKHPPLIGQRFNSPAPEETNPLEDYLSGRKLYGDDFTLEQIDTWFKDEKEGYAELGAKNRETYRYPYHALNSLHGFRYLTKSHFSHALGLGAAYGDEFEPLASKIEKISIVEPSNAFASNAVCGIPATYVPPDPSGVLPFAARTFDLVTCLGVLHHIPNVTFIVSEISRCMRKGGYALIHEPVVSMGDWTRMRPGLTKHERGIPLRLFREILKQNKLRIENEALCVFPGVQRVGAVGASVYNNRAWTAIDGMLCRLFGSNLSYHTESIWKKLRPTSAYFVVTRE, encoded by the coding sequence ATGGAAAGACCTAGTTTCAAGCACCCTCCGCTGATTGGGCAACGCTTCAACTCTCCAGCGCCAGAGGAAACAAATCCACTTGAGGATTATCTCTCAGGGAGAAAGCTGTATGGCGACGACTTTACACTGGAACAGATTGATACCTGGTTCAAAGACGAAAAAGAAGGTTACGCTGAATTGGGTGCAAAGAATCGTGAAACCTACAGATATCCATATCATGCACTAAACTCCTTACACGGGTTTAGATATCTAACCAAATCGCACTTCTCTCATGCGCTTGGATTGGGAGCAGCATATGGTGACGAGTTTGAGCCACTCGCATCAAAAATAGAAAAGATTTCGATTGTCGAACCCTCTAATGCTTTTGCATCGAACGCCGTCTGTGGTATTCCAGCCACTTATGTACCACCTGACCCCAGCGGGGTTCTTCCCTTCGCTGCTCGGACCTTCGATCTCGTCACGTGCTTAGGTGTACTTCATCACATTCCGAATGTGACATTTATTGTGAGTGAGATATCTCGTTGTATGCGCAAAGGCGGCTACGCGCTTATTCATGAACCTGTTGTCTCTATGGGAGACTGGACACGAATGCGACCTGGCCTTACGAAACACGAAAGAGGCATCCCGCTACGTTTGTTCCGAGAGATACTTAAGCAGAATAAATTGCGGATTGAGAATGAAGCTCTTTGCGTGTTTCCGGGAGTTCAGAGAGTTGGGGCGGTTGGCGCTTCCGTCTACAACAATCGAGCCTGGACTGCCATTGATGGAATGCTTTGCAGACTATTTGGGTCTAACCTCTCCTATCACACCGAATCGATTTGGAAGAAGCTTAGACCAACGTCTGCATATTTTGTTGTAACGAGAGAATAG
- a CDS encoding putative colanic acid biosynthesis acetyltransferase, whose protein sequence is MGEHSCLGDYVDCYSVDKICLGPHATVSQYSYLCSASHNYNVPTMPLTTAPITIAEGAWVAADVFIGPGVTVGKGAIVGARSSIFKNVTPWTVVGGNPAKIINTRTFKT, encoded by the coding sequence ATGGGAGAACATAGTTGCCTTGGAGACTATGTCGACTGTTATTCGGTCGATAAAATCTGTTTGGGCCCCCACGCTACCGTCAGTCAATACAGCTATCTCTGCTCTGCAAGCCACAATTATAACGTCCCCACTATGCCTCTCACCACCGCTCCCATAACCATCGCGGAGGGAGCCTGGGTTGCAGCTGACGTCTTTATAGGCCCCGGTGTGACAGTCGGAAAGGGAGCGATTGTCGGTGCACGATCAAGCATATTCAAAAATGTTACGCCCTGGACAGTGGTAGGTGGCAATCCGGCAAAGATCATTAATACACGCACCTTTAAAACTTGA
- a CDS encoding glycosyltransferase has protein sequence MKIGVLIHSASNRAGGIFGATLGQNKALYRHCGVKPQIFGLYDEQFEKDKKEWQPLPLTICRTAGPQSFGYAPELITAMQSAKLDLLHVHGLWTYPAIAGSVWARREAKPYLTSVHGMLDSWALNNSRWKKILAGWLYQQRHLSNAACIQALTHAEADSIRSLGLRNPICLIPLGIDIPDITSFPREQERSQNVLLYLGRLHPKKGLTNLIHAWQVVRNKRQYGSEPWVLNIAGWGERTYEMALKDLCKDLNIEDSVQFVGAKFGAEKEAAFRQAKGFILPSFSEGLPVVVLEAWAHRLPVLMTPQCNLPVGFETGAAIEISFEVEGIAAGLKALMSRSNTQRDGMGELGMKLVQASFAWRPIVEKMCSVYQWILKKDRTPDCVYSS, from the coding sequence ATGAAGATCGGAGTGCTAATTCATTCGGCATCCAACAGAGCAGGCGGAATCTTCGGAGCAACTCTCGGTCAGAACAAGGCGCTGTACCGGCATTGCGGCGTAAAGCCTCAGATATTCGGCCTGTACGATGAGCAGTTCGAGAAGGACAAAAAGGAGTGGCAGCCGTTACCTCTGACAATTTGTCGCACAGCAGGCCCGCAAAGCTTTGGGTATGCTCCGGAATTGATTACAGCCATGCAAAGCGCGAAACTGGATCTGCTTCACGTACATGGGTTGTGGACTTACCCTGCCATCGCTGGTTCGGTATGGGCCCGAAGGGAAGCAAAACCATACCTGACCTCAGTTCATGGCATGCTGGATTCATGGGCACTCAATAATTCGAGGTGGAAAAAAATCCTAGCAGGTTGGCTATATCAACAAAGACATTTGAGCAATGCTGCCTGTATTCAGGCTCTCACGCACGCGGAGGCAGACTCAATTCGTTCACTGGGATTGAGAAACCCAATATGTTTGATACCCCTCGGCATTGACATCCCGGATATCACAAGTTTCCCACGTGAACAGGAACGCAGCCAGAATGTTTTGCTGTACCTTGGAAGACTTCATCCCAAAAAGGGCCTTACTAATCTAATTCACGCCTGGCAGGTGGTGCGCAATAAACGGCAGTACGGTTCGGAGCCATGGGTACTAAACATCGCAGGATGGGGTGAAAGGACGTACGAAATGGCTCTTAAGGATCTCTGCAAGGATCTCAACATCGAAGACTCTGTTCAGTTTGTGGGTGCAAAATTCGGCGCGGAAAAGGAGGCCGCATTTCGTCAGGCCAAAGGCTTCATTCTCCCTTCGTTTAGCGAAGGGCTTCCGGTGGTTGTGCTTGAAGCCTGGGCGCACCGCCTGCCAGTTCTCATGACACCCCAGTGCAACTTACCTGTCGGTTTTGAAACAGGTGCGGCGATTGAGATCAGTTTCGAGGTGGAGGGTATAGCTGCCGGTCTCAAGGCTTTGATGTCAAGAAGCAATACCCAGAGAGATGGCATGGGAGAGTTGGGTATGAAACTAGTGCAGGCATCTTTCGCCTGGCGTCCCATTGTTGAAAAAATGTGCTCCGTTTATCAGTGGATACTGAAAAAAGATCGGACTCCGGATTGTGTCTACTCAAGCTAG